One genomic window of Brienomyrus brachyistius isolate T26 chromosome 16, BBRACH_0.4, whole genome shotgun sequence includes the following:
- the eef1akmt1 gene encoding EEF1A lysine methyltransferase 1, whose product MSDSDDDIPRLSAATLAALQEFYAEQQCDPPEEAAPVDKFSVGAVQEDWRMSQFWYSDETAERLAEELAHEAGKGGRIACLSTPSVYQKLKQQAVDASVVLLEYDNRFSVYGDEFVFYDYTNPLCLPAQINSQSFDIVIADPPYLSQECLSKVALTVKFLSKGKVLLCTGAIMEEDAAKLLGVKVCSFLPKHNRNLANEFRCFVNYPSRLDS is encoded by the exons ATGAGCGACAGTGACGATGACATACCCCGGCTGTCCGCGGCTACCCTCGCAGCGCTGCAGGAGTTTTACGCCGAGCAGCAATGCGACCCCCCCGAAGAAGCCGCACCGGTAGACAAATTCTCGGTCGGAGCGGTGCAGGAGGACTGG CGCATGAGTCAGTTTTGGTACAGCGACGAGACTGCGGAAAGGCTGGCCGAGGAACTCGCACATGAAGCAGGCAAAGGAGGCAG AATAGCTTGCCTGAGTACCCCCAGCGTTTACCAAAAGCTGAAGCAACAGGCTGTGGATGCATCTGTGGTGCTTCTGGAGTACGACAATCGCTTCTCTGTCTATGGCGATGAGTTCGTCTTCTACGATTACACCAACCCCCTCTGCTTGCCGGCCCAAATCAACAGCCAGAGCTTTGATATCGTCATTGCAGACCCACCATATCTGTCGCAGGAGTGCCTCAGCAAGGTGGCCCTCACCGTCAAGTTCCTTAGCAAGGGGAAGGTGCTCTTATGCACAG GAGCCATCATGGAGGAAGATGCAGCAAAGTTGCTGGGTGTCAAAGTCTGTAGTTTCCTACCTAAACACAACCGGAATCTAGCCAAcgagttccgctgttttgtcaATTACCCATCCCGCCTGGACTCCTGA